The Pradoshia eiseniae genome contains a region encoding:
- a CDS encoding heavy metal translocating P-type ATPase, whose amino-acid sequence MDTSIWSKWREHIELIAALLSGLFILLGWILSKNEFGTISILLYLLAFAIGGYAKAKEGITDTIETKRLNVEILMILAAVGSAIIGYWTEGAILIFIFSLSGALETYTMNKSHKEISALMDLQPEEALLIDHEGNETIVKVADLTLGDHILIKAGERVPSDGTIIQGTTNIDEAAITGESIPVSKQVNDEVFAGTVNLRGTITVEITKPQEETLFQKIIQLVQSAQSEKSPSQLFIERFEGTYVNIVLIVVGLMLFLPHFLLGWTWNETIYRAMVLLVVASPCALAASVMPATLSAISNGARRGILFKGGVHLENLGNLKAIALDKTGTLTKGKPEVTDVLFRDDLTEEGFLQFVASVEKYSNHPLAQSIVKYASENSGLSLIKPESSEDISGFGAKAILQGVEWKVGKADFVGADAAAEFQNGIANQLAEEGKTIVFASDDKGIAGLITLKDTVRPETLEAIEKLKSVGVHTFMLTGDGKATAQAIARESRVDGFVAECLPETKVEELKKLKEKYGTVAMVGDGINDAPALATASIGIAMGEGTDVALETADVVLMKNNLSLIAEAVLLSRKMNKIIKQNVIFSITVIMLLVCSNFLQTINLPLGVIGHEGSTILVILNGLRLLKTIKE is encoded by the coding sequence ATGGACACTTCAATATGGAGCAAGTGGCGCGAGCACATTGAACTTATTGCTGCATTATTAAGCGGTCTGTTTATTTTACTCGGCTGGATATTATCTAAGAATGAATTTGGGACAATATCCATTCTTTTGTATTTGCTCGCTTTTGCGATTGGCGGATATGCCAAGGCAAAAGAAGGGATAACGGATACGATTGAAACAAAGAGATTGAATGTTGAAATACTGATGATATTAGCGGCGGTTGGTTCAGCTATTATTGGTTATTGGACAGAAGGAGCCATCTTAATTTTTATTTTCTCTTTAAGCGGTGCTCTTGAGACATACACAATGAATAAGAGTCATAAAGAAATATCTGCTTTAATGGATTTACAGCCGGAAGAAGCACTTTTAATTGATCATGAAGGAAATGAGACAATTGTGAAGGTTGCCGATTTAACATTAGGCGATCATATTCTCATTAAAGCGGGTGAACGAGTTCCATCAGATGGAACCATTATTCAAGGTACGACCAATATTGATGAAGCGGCCATTACAGGTGAATCTATTCCAGTTAGTAAGCAGGTTAACGATGAAGTGTTTGCGGGTACGGTTAATCTTCGGGGAACGATTACTGTTGAAATTACTAAACCGCAAGAGGAGACCCTATTCCAAAAAATCATTCAGTTAGTGCAATCAGCGCAAAGTGAAAAATCCCCTTCACAATTATTTATTGAGAGATTTGAAGGGACATATGTAAACATTGTCTTGATTGTTGTTGGTTTAATGCTATTTTTACCTCATTTTTTATTAGGATGGACATGGAATGAAACGATTTATCGTGCCATGGTTCTCTTAGTTGTTGCTTCCCCGTGTGCCTTAGCGGCTTCTGTTATGCCAGCGACATTATCAGCTATCTCGAATGGCGCAAGAAGAGGGATTTTATTTAAAGGCGGTGTCCACTTAGAGAATTTAGGCAATTTAAAGGCGATTGCCCTTGATAAAACCGGTACATTAACCAAAGGGAAACCAGAAGTGACTGATGTGTTATTTAGGGATGATCTGACGGAAGAGGGGTTTCTTCAGTTCGTTGCGTCTGTTGAAAAATACTCTAATCACCCATTGGCACAATCGATCGTGAAGTATGCATCCGAAAATAGTGGTTTATCCTTGATTAAACCTGAATCATCAGAGGATATATCAGGCTTTGGAGCGAAGGCCATTTTGCAGGGAGTTGAATGGAAGGTCGGCAAAGCAGATTTTGTTGGAGCAGATGCTGCCGCTGAATTCCAGAATGGTATCGCTAATCAGCTGGCGGAGGAAGGTAAAACAATTGTATTTGCAAGTGATGATAAGGGAATAGCTGGTCTCATAACATTAAAAGATACGGTTCGCCCAGAAACGCTCGAGGCGATAGAAAAGCTCAAATCTGTAGGTGTGCACACATTTATGCTTACAGGAGATGGTAAAGCGACTGCACAGGCAATAGCAAGGGAAAGCCGAGTAGACGGGTTTGTCGCTGAATGTTTGCCTGAGACCAAGGTCGAAGAACTGAAAAAGTTAAAAGAAAAGTATGGAACAGTTGCGATGGTTGGAGACGGTATTAATGATGCGCCTGCATTAGCGACAGCTTCGATTGGGATTGCGATGGGGGAAGGGACGGATGTAGCCCTTGAAACAGCTGATGTAGTCCTGATGAAGAATAATTTATCACTAATTGCAGAAGCCGTGCTTCTTTCACGAAAAATGAATAAGATCATCAAGCAAAATGTTATTTTCTCTATAACAGTTATCATGCTGTTAGTTTGTTCGAATTTCCTGCAGACGATTAATTTACCTTTAGGTGTCATCGGTCATGAAGGAAGCACGATTCTCGTTATTCTTAATGGACTTCGGCTGTTAAAAACAATAAAAGAATAA
- a CDS encoding SpoVR family protein: protein MIADEFKDLEYAIDEITEIAQGFGLDFYPMRYEICPPEIIYTFGAYGMPTRYSHWSFGKQFFKMKLHYDVGLSKIYELVINSNPCYAFLLDSNSLIQNKLIVAHVLAHCDFFKNNIRFVNTKRDMVESMAATAERVRQYEIEYGKLEVEKFLDSVLSIEEHIDPSLLRPKLSWSMDEDDEDESPHIVTPYDDLWGIDEHKKPEKKKKTKKFPPKPEKDILLFIEQYSRTLENWQRDILTMMREEMLYFWPQLETKIMNEGWASFWHQRILRELDLTSGESIEFAKLNAGVVQPSKTGINPYYLGIKIFEDIEERYNNPTEEMKRRGVMPNSGREKMFEVREIESDISFLRNYLTKDLVMREDMYLFQKKGRDYKIVDKDWKSVRDQLVSMRVNGGFPYITVTDGDYLKNGELYLKHWFEDIELDVKYLEKVLPHLHYLWGRTVHIETILEGKEIVFNYDGKSVNRKYL from the coding sequence ATGATAGCAGATGAATTTAAGGATTTGGAGTATGCCATAGATGAGATAACCGAAATTGCGCAAGGGTTTGGTCTTGATTTTTACCCGATGCGCTATGAGATTTGTCCGCCGGAGATCATTTATACCTTTGGTGCTTATGGAATGCCGACTCGTTATTCCCATTGGAGCTTTGGAAAACAATTTTTTAAGATGAAGCTGCATTATGATGTCGGCTTAAGTAAAATATATGAATTAGTAATCAACTCAAATCCATGCTATGCCTTCTTGCTCGACAGCAATTCCCTTATCCAAAATAAACTGATTGTTGCCCATGTGCTTGCTCACTGTGATTTCTTCAAGAACAATATCCGCTTTGTCAATACAAAACGCGATATGGTCGAAAGTATGGCTGCAACAGCGGAAAGGGTCAGGCAGTACGAAATTGAATACGGAAAGCTAGAGGTGGAAAAATTCCTTGACTCTGTCCTCTCAATAGAAGAGCATATTGACCCATCTCTATTAAGGCCAAAACTAAGCTGGTCAATGGATGAAGATGATGAGGATGAATCACCACATATTGTGACGCCATATGATGATCTTTGGGGCATAGATGAGCATAAGAAACCAGAAAAGAAAAAAAAGACGAAGAAATTCCCGCCAAAGCCTGAAAAAGATATCCTCCTGTTCATTGAGCAATACAGCCGAACACTGGAGAACTGGCAGCGTGATATCCTTACGATGATGCGCGAAGAAATGCTCTATTTTTGGCCACAGCTGGAGACAAAAATTATGAACGAAGGCTGGGCCAGCTTTTGGCACCAGCGCATCCTCCGCGAGCTCGACCTAACAAGCGGCGAATCGATTGAATTCGCAAAGCTAAATGCAGGGGTCGTGCAGCCGTCAAAGACAGGAATTAATCCGTACTACCTCGGTATCAAAATCTTTGAGGACATCGAGGAACGCTATAATAACCCAACAGAGGAAATGAAAAGGCGTGGCGTCATGCCAAACTCAGGCCGCGAAAAAATGTTCGAGGTCCGCGAAATCGAATCCGATATTTCCTTCCTCCGCAATTACCTCACGAAGGATTTGGTTATGCGCGAGGACATGTATCTCTTCCAGAAGAAGGGCCGCGACTACAAGATTGTCGACAAGGACTGGAAATCCGTCCGTGATCAGCTCGTCAGTATGCGCGTCAATGGAGGCTTCCCTTACATCACGGTCACTGATGGGGATTACCTCAAGAACGGTGAGCTGTACTTGAAGCATTGGTTTGAGGATATTGAGCTAGATGTGAAGTACCTCGAAAAAGTCTTGCCTCATCTGCATTATTTATGGGGGCGGACGGTGCATATTGAAACGATCCTTGAGGGCAAGGAGATTGTGTTTAATTATGATGGGAAGAGTGTGAATCGGAAGTATTTATAA
- a CDS encoding M14 family zinc carboxypeptidase produces MLRRTMLLSIYVYFFIGSYAMADSPYTYNDLEHDLVLLHERYPEKIFYGSIGKTSYGRQIYALRIGNGEKAILLSGAHHAREWMTSMLLMKMATVYAGEIEKEPLLEKGAIWIVPMVNPDGVSIQQGDFRGIPWKDRISLWRMNRFSFSFTRWKANGRGVNLNRQYPAGWKEMKTGVDHPSYQFYKGAHAISEAETKALARFTKSLKPVISAAYHSTGREIFWHYQTSDQQKERDYRLAKAVADKTGYHLSQPDKNAVGSGFTDWLIAEIKIPAMTIEIGKERVNTEVPLREFEAEWKANRDIGWLLLKEALDSGQK; encoded by the coding sequence ATGCTGCGAAGGACCATGCTTTTAAGTATTTATGTCTATTTCTTTATTGGTTCCTATGCCATGGCAGATTCTCCTTATACATATAATGATTTGGAGCATGACTTGGTGTTACTTCATGAGCGATATCCAGAGAAAATTTTTTACGGTTCTATAGGGAAGACAAGCTACGGCCGTCAGATTTATGCATTAAGAATCGGAAATGGCGAGAAAGCTATCCTGCTTAGCGGTGCCCATCATGCAAGGGAATGGATGACCTCTATGCTTTTGATGAAGATGGCGACTGTTTATGCAGGCGAAATAGAGAAAGAACCCCTGCTTGAGAAAGGGGCAATTTGGATTGTGCCAATGGTCAATCCTGATGGAGTCAGCATCCAGCAGGGAGATTTTCGCGGGATCCCATGGAAAGACCGAATCTCCTTATGGAGGATGAACCGTTTTTCCTTTTCGTTTACGAGATGGAAGGCAAACGGGCGAGGAGTGAATTTGAATCGTCAATATCCTGCAGGCTGGAAAGAGATGAAGACTGGTGTTGATCACCCCTCCTATCAATTCTATAAGGGAGCACACGCGATAAGTGAGGCTGAAACGAAAGCACTCGCTCGGTTCACGAAGTCCTTAAAGCCTGTTATCTCCGCGGCTTATCATAGTACAGGCCGGGAAATCTTCTGGCATTATCAAACAAGCGACCAGCAGAAAGAGCGTGACTATCGCCTGGCAAAAGCTGTCGCAGATAAGACAGGCTACCATCTTTCCCAGCCTGATAAGAATGCCGTGGGGTCAGGATTTACTGATTGGCTGATAGCTGAAATTAAGATTCCTGCTATGACCATTGAGATTGGAAAGGAACGAGTAAATACAGAGGTCCCTTTACGGGAATTTGAAGCAGAGTGGAAGGCAAATCGTGATATCGGCTGGCTTCTTCTTAAAGAGGCGCTGGACTCAGGGCAGAAATAA
- a CDS encoding YhdB family protein: MNKVDYDRALYYTHRSEWDNLLILMVRTHDHFLSKKIEHFLHAYHFSKDYRSIEKTLTDLLQYIDHASFLPYEEEWANQTF; this comes from the coding sequence TTGAACAAGGTTGATTATGACCGGGCATTGTATTACACGCACCGTTCGGAATGGGATAATCTTCTCATTTTGATGGTCCGTACGCATGACCACTTTTTATCCAAGAAGATTGAACACTTCTTGCATGCCTATCACTTCTCGAAGGATTATCGGTCCATCGAGAAGACGCTGACCGACCTTTTGCAATACATTGACCACGCTAGCTTCCTTCCTTATGAGGAGGAATGGGCAAACCAAACATTCTAG
- a CDS encoding phospho-sugar mutase, whose protein sequence is MDWKATYKKWNDYLDLDKELQEKLTALADDEKALEDAFYKNLEFGTGGMRGEIGVGTNRMNIYTIRKATQGFASYIGELGEEAKKRGVVIAYDSRHKSPEFAMEAAKTLATNGIQAFVFDSLRPTPELSFAVRHLNAAGGIVITASHNPPEYNGYKVYNEDGGQLPPLDADRLIDMVNAIENELAIKVEDELSLQDKGLIKIIGPEVDDAYNEKVLTISEQPNLANEVDVHVVFTPLHGTANLSVRRALADLGYKNVEVVKEQELPDPEFSTVSSPNPEEHAAFELAIQKGKETNADILVGTDPDADRVGIAVKNESGEYTVLTGNQTGALFLDYILSQKKEKGELPANGIVFKTIVTSEFGREIASSYGMKTEDVLTGFKFIGEKIKQYEESGEYKFLFGYEESYGSLIKDFARDKDAVQAAVMAVEICAHYKRQGKTVYEALQDLYKKHGYYLEGMRSLTLKGKEGAEKIQHILAQFRSTPLDSLAGVNVTAVEDYKESVRKEIGTDTTQEIHLPKSNVIKYFFEDESWVCLRPSGTEPKIKFYFAVKDESKQGSEKKLQQFMNEMMEKVEQI, encoded by the coding sequence ATGGATTGGAAAGCAACCTATAAAAAATGGAATGATTATCTGGATTTAGATAAAGAGCTGCAAGAGAAATTAACGGCTCTTGCAGATGATGAAAAGGCTTTAGAAGATGCTTTTTACAAAAACCTTGAGTTCGGTACTGGCGGTATGCGCGGTGAGATTGGTGTCGGTACAAATCGCATGAATATTTATACCATCCGTAAAGCTACCCAAGGCTTCGCTTCCTATATCGGAGAGCTTGGAGAGGAAGCGAAAAAACGCGGTGTTGTCATTGCTTATGATTCCAGACATAAATCCCCGGAATTCGCGATGGAAGCTGCGAAAACGTTAGCGACGAATGGCATTCAGGCATTCGTGTTTGACAGCCTTCGCCCTACTCCAGAATTATCCTTCGCGGTCCGCCATCTAAATGCAGCAGGCGGTATTGTCATTACAGCGAGTCATAATCCTCCTGAATACAATGGCTACAAAGTATACAATGAAGATGGAGGACAGCTTCCACCTCTTGATGCTGACCGTTTGATTGATATGGTCAATGCCATTGAAAATGAATTGGCCATCAAAGTAGAGGACGAGCTATCCTTACAGGATAAAGGCTTAATCAAAATCATCGGACCAGAGGTCGATGACGCGTATAATGAGAAAGTATTAACAATCTCTGAACAGCCTAATTTGGCAAACGAAGTGGATGTGCATGTTGTCTTCACGCCGCTTCACGGTACAGCTAACCTTTCTGTCCGCCGTGCCCTTGCTGACCTTGGCTATAAGAATGTTGAAGTCGTAAAAGAGCAAGAGCTTCCAGACCCTGAATTCTCGACTGTCTCTTCACCAAACCCTGAAGAGCACGCGGCGTTCGAACTTGCCATCCAAAAGGGCAAGGAAACGAATGCGGATATCCTGGTTGGAACAGACCCGGATGCTGACCGTGTTGGTATCGCTGTTAAGAATGAGTCCGGTGAGTATACCGTATTAACGGGGAATCAGACAGGCGCTTTGTTCCTTGATTATATTCTTTCCCAAAAGAAAGAAAAAGGTGAGCTACCAGCTAATGGGATTGTCTTCAAAACAATCGTAACATCTGAATTTGGGCGTGAAATTGCCTCGAGCTATGGCATGAAGACAGAGGATGTCTTGACTGGCTTCAAATTCATTGGTGAGAAAATCAAGCAGTATGAGGAATCAGGGGAGTATAAATTCCTCTTCGGCTATGAGGAAAGCTATGGTTCCTTGATTAAGGACTTTGCCCGTGATAAAGATGCGGTACAAGCAGCAGTCATGGCGGTTGAAATTTGCGCTCATTACAAACGCCAAGGAAAAACCGTTTATGAGGCACTGCAAGACCTTTATAAGAAGCATGGCTACTATCTAGAAGGCATGCGTTCCTTGACGCTGAAAGGAAAAGAAGGTGCTGAGAAAATCCAGCATATTCTAGCCCAATTCAGAAGCACGCCACTTGATTCTTTGGCAGGTGTAAATGTAACAGCTGTAGAGGATTATAAAGAAAGCGTGAGAAAAGAAATCGGTACAGATACGACTCAAGAAATTCATCTGCCGAAATCCAATGTTATCAAGTATTTCTTTGAGGATGAATCATGGGTCTGCCTGCGTCCATCTGGAACAGAGCCGAAGATCAAATTCTACTTCGCAGTGAAGGATGAAAGTAAACAAGGAAGCGAGAAGAAGCTTCAACAATTCATGAATGAAATGATGGAGAAAGTCGAACAAATCTAA
- a CDS encoding bifunctional GNAT family N-acetyltransferase/carbon-nitrogen hydrolase family protein, translating to MSEELDLTKFEHRLEIRQTEHKDIDEIIRLQSVCFPGMEPWKREHLESHLEIFPEGQFCAELNGEIIGSCSSLIINFDEYDDRHTWSDITDDGYITNHNPDGYNLYGIEVMVHPKYRKMKVGYRLYEERKELARRLNLKSIIIGGRIPNYHQYADEMRPREYVEQVRLHKIYDPVLSFQLLNEFTLMRINPNYLEDDLASRKYATLMEWNNVDYHPQTKRFYKTAHPVRICVVQYMMRKITSFEDFASQVEYFVDVAADAESDFAVFPEIMTTQLMSFLNEKSPSQAVRKVTEFTEPYIQLFTTLAVRYNINIIGGSHFVKEEDENIYNIAYLFRRDGTIEKQYKLHITPNERKWWGISAGDEVNVFDTDCGKISMLICYDIEFPELARIATDKGANIIFTPFCTEDRQGYLRVRYCSQARAVENQVYTVIAGTVGNLPQTENMDIQYAQSAIFAPSDFEFARDGIVGETNANIEMVLIGDVDLEILRRQRLSGTVRQLKDRRKDLYQVKYNG from the coding sequence ATGAGTGAAGAGTTAGATTTAACGAAATTTGAGCATCGGCTAGAAATTAGGCAGACCGAGCATAAGGATATTGATGAAATCATTCGGCTTCAGTCTGTTTGTTTTCCAGGGATGGAGCCTTGGAAGAGGGAGCATTTAGAAAGCCATTTAGAGATTTTTCCTGAGGGCCAATTTTGTGCAGAGCTTAACGGAGAGATCATTGGCTCCTGTTCGAGCTTGATTATCAATTTTGATGAATATGATGACCGCCATACATGGTCTGATATTACCGATGACGGATATATTACGAACCATAATCCGGATGGATATAATTTATACGGAATCGAAGTGATGGTTCATCCTAAATACCGGAAGATGAAGGTTGGCTACCGCTTGTATGAGGAACGGAAGGAACTTGCTCGCAGATTGAATTTAAAGAGCATTATTATCGGGGGTCGCATCCCGAACTATCATCAATATGCGGATGAAATGAGACCGAGAGAATATGTAGAGCAAGTGCGTTTACATAAAATATATGATCCAGTCTTATCATTCCAGCTCTTAAATGAGTTTACATTAATGCGTATTAATCCGAATTATTTAGAGGATGATTTGGCTTCGCGGAAATATGCGACATTAATGGAATGGAATAATGTGGACTATCATCCGCAAACAAAACGTTTCTATAAGACAGCCCATCCAGTAAGAATTTGTGTCGTACAATACATGATGAGGAAAATAACATCATTCGAGGATTTTGCGAGTCAGGTAGAATACTTCGTGGATGTGGCGGCGGATGCGGAATCTGATTTTGCGGTTTTCCCGGAAATCATGACCACGCAGCTTATGTCCTTTCTAAATGAAAAATCACCAAGTCAGGCTGTACGCAAGGTGACAGAATTTACAGAGCCGTATATCCAATTGTTCACGACGCTAGCTGTCCGCTATAACATCAACATCATTGGCGGGTCTCACTTTGTGAAGGAAGAGGATGAAAATATTTATAACATCGCTTATCTGTTCAGAAGAGACGGCACTATCGAGAAGCAGTATAAGCTTCATATCACACCGAATGAGCGGAAATGGTGGGGAATCAGTGCAGGGGACGAGGTCAATGTCTTTGATACGGACTGCGGGAAAATTTCCATGCTCATATGCTATGACATCGAATTTCCTGAGCTGGCCCGGATAGCGACAGATAAGGGTGCGAATATTATCTTTACCCCGTTTTGTACGGAGGACCGCCAGGGTTATTTACGTGTCCGCTATTGTTCCCAGGCGAGAGCAGTGGAAAACCAAGTATACACCGTTATCGCTGGAACGGTCGGCAATCTGCCGCAAACGGAAAATATGGATATCCAGTATGCTCAATCAGCCATATTTGCTCCATCTGATTTTGAATTTGCACGTGATGGGATTGTTGGAGAAACAAATGCCAATATTGAAATGGTCTTGATTGGGGATGTCGATTTAGAAATCCTAAGAAGGCAGCGCCTATCCGGGACTGTTCGCCAGCTTAAGGATAGGCGGAAGGATCTGTATCAGGTCAAGTATAATGGGTGA